A window from Drosophila miranda strain MSH22 chromosome Y unlocalized genomic scaffold, D.miranda_PacBio2.1 Contig_Y2_pilon, whole genome shotgun sequence encodes these proteins:
- the LOC117193275 gene encoding uncharacterized protein LOC117193275, producing the protein MVMDNYMTDDIRMVKQLIAPFSASENNEASEWVLNFERICGGVNESNNFKLRCVLMLMKAGTEADLFMRVDKSKTYDEFKGNFLKTFGRSNSTADVVLLLKETFFNPEKNSVMGYILRMEEIAMRADIEEKLTVQFIVDGFRDRSSSIALLYSASTIGKLKELARQYEALRKSTQTNFKRTGMTASGNDRSQVRCYNCSAHGHYASSCPAPKREKGSCFQCGSMQHQVKDCQQKPMPTQRSVGTASNPPMDDREENNIFVPIVNQRY; encoded by the exons ATGGTAATGGACAACTATATGACCGATGACATCCGAATGGTCAAGCAACTTATTGCCCCTTTTTCTGCCAGTGAAAATAATGAAGCCTCTGAATGGGTCTTGAATTTTGAACGGATTTGCGGAGGCGTGAACGAAAGCAACAATTTTAAGCTTCGTTGTGTGCTCATGTTGATGAAGGCGGGAACAGAGGCGGACTTGTTCATGCGTGTCGACAAATCAAAGACTTACGACGAGTTTAAGGGAAACTTCCTAAAAACTTTTGGCCGCAGCAATTCAACTGCCGACGTGGTACTTCTGTTGAAGGAAACCTTTTTCAACCCGGAGAAAAACTCCGTAATGGGATATATTCTTCGCATGGAAGAAATTGCTATGCGTGCCGACATCGAAGAGAAATTGACAGTGCAGTTCATCGTTGATGGTTTTCGTGATCGATCTTCCAGTATCGCCTTATTGTATTCAGCGTCGACCATCGGAAAACTTAAGGAGCTAGCTCGACAATACGAGGCTTTGAGGAAGAGTACCCAGACGAATTTTAAGCGCACTGGGATGACCGCTTCCGGAAATGACCGGAGCCAGGTGCGCTGCTATAATTGTTCAGCACATGGCCATTATGCTTCATCGTGTCCCGCACCTAAGCGGGAGAAGGGATCGTGTTTCCAGTGTGGATCCATGCAGCACCAGGTGAAGGATTGCCAACAGAAGCCTATGCCAACCCAGCGATCCGTGGGTACAGCCAGCAACCCGCCAATGGACGACAGAGAGGAGAACAATATTTTTGTTCCTATTGTTAATCAG CGCTATTAA
- the LOC117193274 gene encoding uncharacterized protein LOC117193274 isoform X2, translating to MVNGREAATPSQWAVYALVQRSRARCRAWCSTSLMRNALRNVEVFNDENTDFNVPPPVEPEVKSSLRSIIDAARGQDNLKEPVAWNKAHAKPHKPGKIFGCNAAPDLAFDIHVDEQKLPPITNYEFPPNFVAKNKPQEAWITPVTIEDEPNTNGLPCYQKCMLYPRPNLEFSPEEYRAYCFLKRRDPQHAFVLRNDEWWGTGNTLKGVRRYPNFSSVSKPQPLDELDKYYKPPPVPGLQVVFDKLYNDEEQQEYQAEELLAAKWLEKRNVTVHGSFDMEETVCLPGNKMPRRKSFFPPAQQDSSRKSMMPPRVSMVQEDDAVEQETAAAIASVPSPPLVVPQPKIVPIVEIFEDSDPTPVPKEDKDNFAMPAPPLRKIEIYQDSEDPILPSNLKPPKSAFFDADETCSTQMFNMFIKNQAVSTPKGSQKQAPARQFGTILKELPPDPEEAVSPAAAAVESPGETRSPNLRKQLSTILETSEHGTHSSAATTTKSTITSTSSSPGSHTAVALSSRSASEECTPAGARLQRLGASELSTVGEEPDRQSGGNFSRRELWEPNAPSVPMMKSLRFQEDKTETIPKPLARFQEDKTETLPRLPTVIAEVSLHQRSAVAASSLAPQLPTLDDEDDLCALFVQTPPKFKTIGYPLQGNAGSKRICDQTTPDFFGKSIRVAPDAKSSFAMASGKCGVNVSHYNEIAFQELNMIFVIPFKILFTLLLTMLDFIQRFLTY from the exons ATGGTCAACGGAAGAGAAGCAGCAACACCATCACAGTGGGCAGTGTACGCACTGGTGCAGCGGTCAAGAGCCAGATGCCGGGCGTGGTGCAG CACAAGCCTCATGCGCAATGCCCTTCGCAATGTGGAGGTCTTCAACGATGAGAACACCGATTTCAATGTCCCGCCACCAGTCGAGCCGGAAGTGAAGTCCAGCTTACGTTCGATCATCGACGCGGCCCGTGGTCAGGATAATCTTAAGGAGCCGGTGGCTTGGAACAAGGCCCACGCCAAGCCTCACAAGCCTGGCAAGATCTTCGGCTGCAATGCCGCTCCAGACCTGGCCTTCGACATACACGTGGATGAACAAAAGCTGCCGCCCATCACCAACTACGAGTTTCCGCCCAACTTTGTGGCGAAAAATAAGCCGCAGGAGGCCTGGATAACGCCAGTAACCATTGAGGATGAGCCCAACACAAACGGCCTGCCGTGCTACCAGAAGTGCATGCTGTACCCGCGCCCCAACCTGGAGTTCTCCCCAGAGGAGTACCGCGCCTATTGCTTCCTGAAGCGTCGAGATCCCCAGCACGCATTCGTGCTGCGCAACGATGAGTGGTGGGGCACGGGCAACACCTTGAAGGGTGTGCGTCGCTATCCAAATTTTTCTAGTGTCTCCAAGCCGCAGCCGCTGGACGAGTTGGACAAGTACTACAAGCCGCCCCCTGTTCCGGGTCTGCAGGTCGTGTTTGACAAGCTCTACAACGACGAAGAGCAGCAGGAGTACCAGGCGGAGGAGCTCCTGGCGGCCAAGTGGCTGGAGAAGCGGAATGTTACGGTGCACGGCAGCTTTGACATGGAGGAGACTGTATGCCTGCCCGGCAATAAGATGCCGCGTCGCAAGAGCTTCTTCCCTCCGGCCCAGCAGGATTCGTCCAGGAAATCCATGATGCCGCCACGTGTGTCCATGGTCCAGGAGGATGATGCCGTCGAACAGGAGACAGCTGCAGCTATAGCTTCAGTGCCTTCTCCTCCTCTAGTTGTACCGCAGCCGAAAATAGTGCCGATAGTGGAAATCTTTGAAGATTCGGATCCAACTCCCGTCCCCAAGGAAGATAAAGATAACTTTGCGATGCCTGCCCCACCGCTGCGCAAGATCGAGATATACCAAGATTCAGAAGATCCGATCCTGCCTTCGAACTTAAAACCTCCCAAAAGTGCCTTTTTCGATGCGGACGAGACCTGCTCTACCCAAATGTTCAACATGTTCATCAAGAACCAGGCGGTGAGCACGCCCAAGGGCTCCCAAAAGCAGGCACCGGCGCGACAGTTTGGCACCATCCTCAAGGAGCTGCCTCCGGATCCTGAGGAAGCTGTTTCTCCGGCAGCTGCGGCAGTCGAGTCCCCAGGGGAGACCCGCTCGCCGAATCTGCGCAAGCAACTCTCGACGATATTGGAGACCTCGGAACACGGCACCCACAGCTCGGCGGCCACGACGACCAAGTCCACCATTACATCCACATCCAGCTCTCCGGGATCTCACACGGCCGTGGCGCTCTCCAGCCGGAGTGCGAGTGAAGAGTGCACTCCAGCAGGAGCGCGCCTGCAGCGTTTGGGTGCCTCTGAGCTGTCCACAGTCGGCGAGGAGCCCGATCGTCAGTCTGGTGGGAACTTTTCGCGTCGCGAACTCTGGGAACCCAATGCTCCCAGCGTGCCGATGATGAAGTCCCTGCGCTTCCAGGAGGACAAAACCGAGACCATACCGAAGCCGCTTGCCCGCTTCCAGGAGGATAAAACTGAGACTCTGCCCAGGCTTCCGACTGTCATAGCGGAAGTTTCGCTCCATCAGCGATCGGCGGTTGCTGCCTCGAGCCTGGCCCCGCAATTGCCCACGCTGGACGACGAGGACGACTTGTGTGCGCTGTTTGTGCAAACGCCGCCAAAGTTTAAGACAATCGGCTATCCGTTGCAGGGAAATGCCGGCTCCAAGCGCATCTGCGATCAGACCACGCCAGATTTCTTCGGCAAGTCCATACGAGTGGCGCCGGATGCCAAGAGTTCCTTTGCGATGGCCAGTGGCAAATGTGGTGTCAATGTTTCTCATTACAACGAAATCGCCTTCCAAGAACTCAATATGATTTTTGTGATTCCTTTCAAAATACTCTTCACTCTTCTGCTGACAATGCTCGATTTTATCCAAAGATTTCTTACGTACTGA